Proteins found in one Channa argus isolate prfri chromosome 7, Channa argus male v1.0, whole genome shotgun sequence genomic segment:
- the LOC137130680 gene encoding cingulin isoform X1: MSTSSSSRKTPVDYGVQIRFINDLYDSGGVQPGSQPKTKTPTTSKYGVAVRVQGIAGQPYVVLKDGEKGDSYGVQLRTQYPYGYNSLPRRTEREETRAQGADVGGGGGGQEGALRRAQSHGSLLERDGGVGYEDFQLSRPPGDGKSGSYGNLDGGLGVRGERGDMGRSVLDGTYMTGLNGSLGSVRDNQSYSDPPQQTNLLPCNQRQTVNRLVNRFDSGNTGQQRSSKEAPPTLQDPRGTSPLITLKPYTPPPSSTHSSLGNAQDSVTNFLGLSANQWASPGRYAAVEMPQACLTDTQVTPDLLLDQDQSAEMSREDAQVMQTIYNILKQGNKESDVIIKHKVKLILQKIQNVTGSVSNPDPTLKAELESCLDENLQLREMLDRKKTELNETQSELTQLRMDRENAEARAREMEDQLAELQDDLRRENGNKTNMMSCQAQLVEVCQLKQKLEETLRQRERELTALKGALKEEVATHDKEIEALREQYSADMEKLRSSMEQVSQSHAGIEAERLRVNASVRSLQQQLEDCRDESSHWMDQFHATRDELRTTKQEEPPTSPERALLQARLEKEEFEEELKDFQEKVNNMKQQIPDPNYTETLKQELERCNGDLHKAKSEVEKHRTELDRKVMEVISMKKLHQEQEAELKYEVSRLKDQLQRAKEDFNKAQEKNKKLPDPAIILELEQKLGEASTETHKVKEKLSVTEEELEASKRCLSRAQTDLKSLQDSQQEQKEDNTRLREKLSRLEAQLQSTAKESSEAELTLHTEVRGLRSELDETKRKASRLSQEHCELILHLEDTEKEKEKFKQTVYQLEETKRQQEKALDKLNKEHEMQTMSLKEEVQTLKVQLEEQRERARKEMQEVQRNGSNAQTELERSRLNLRRLEEEMSRQKKELLLACEERDNHQLDKELLTNRLRHLEGEIEASKNSHNEKTREIRILEDKLKHLELELEEEKSSVEMLTERVARSRDQIDQIRSELMQERSAKQDLELDKNAMERHLKELRGRLADMEGLSRSSAGVSQLENKIQELEERLHNEEREKNSVLAAQRRLERKLKDLNMTLDEERQTHNEQRDQLALRVKALKRQMDEGETELERIDGIKRKAQRDLEEQMELKEALEARVTALETELKRKSQTTMRPALDSSVLSSDDDDSLYDPSTITSILTEGNLQTSSC, translated from the exons ATGAGCACATCATCCTCAAGTCGGAAAACACCAGTGGACTACGGTGTCCAGATCCGTTTCATCAATGACCTCTATGACAGTGGCGGGGTGCAGCCTGGCTCCCAACCCAAGACCAAGACTCCAACCACTTCCAAATATGGCGTGGCTGTCAGAGTACAGGGTATTGCTGGCCAGCCGTATGTGGTCTTAAAGGATGGTGAAAAAGGAGACTCTTATGGAGTCCAGCTTAGGACCCAGTACCCATATGGCTACAATAGCCTTCCCCGAAGGACAGAGAGGGAAGAGACCAGAGCACAGGGGGCAGatgtaggaggaggaggaggcggccAGGAAGGGGCACTACGTCGGGCCCAGTCCCATGGCTCACTGCTTGAAAGAGATGGAGGGGTAGGCTATGAGGATTTTCAGCTGTCTAGGCCCCCAGGGGATGGGAAGTCTGGTAGTTATGGGAATCTGGATGGAGGATTAGGCGTAAGAGGGGAGAGGGGGGACATGGGAAGGAGTGTTTTGGATGGTACCTATATGACAGGGCTCAATGGGTCACTGGGGTCAGTAAGAGACAATCAGTCTTACTCTGATCCTCCTCAACAAACAAATCTGCTTCCCTGTAATCAGAGACAGACTGTTAACAGACTAGTAAACAGGTTCGATAGTGGTAACACTGGGCAGCAAAGAAGCAGCAAAGAAGCACCTCCTACACTGCAAGATCCCAGAGGTACATCTCCTCTCATCACCCTCAAACCTTATACCCCACCCCCATCCTCAACTCACAGCAGCTTGGGAAATGCCCAGGATAGTGTCACCAATTTTCTTGGACTATCTGCTAATCAGTGGGCTTCACCAGGAAGATATGCTGCTGTGGAGATGCCACAGGCCTGtctgacagacacacaa GTGACCCCTGACCTTTTGCTGGATCAGGATCAGAGTGCAGAAATGAGCAGGGAGGATGCGCAGGTCATGCAGACTATATACAACATCCTGAAACAAGG aaataaagaaagtgaTGTTATCATCAAGCACAAAGTCAAGCTCATCCTTCAGAAGATTCAGAATGTAACG GGCTCTGTTAGCAATCCTGATCCCACTCTGAAAGCTGAGCTGGAGTCTTGTCTGGACGAAAATCTGCAACTCCGGGAGATGCTGGACCGGAAAAAGACGGaattaaatgaaacacaatcagA gctgaCTCAGCTGCGTATGGATAGGGAGAATGCAGAGGCAAGGGCCAGAGAAATGGAAGACCAGCTGGCTGAGCTTCAGGATGATCTGAGAAGAGAGAATGGCAACAAGACG AACATGATGTCTTGTCAGGCACAGCTTGTGGAGGTCTGCCAGCTGAAACAGAAACTGGAGGAGACCctaagacagagagagagggaactAACAGCCCTGAAAGGAGCTCTGAAGGAAGAGGTGGCCACACATGACAAAGAGATAGAGGCACTTCGAGAGCAGTACAGTGCAGACATGGAGAAGCTCCGCAGCAGCATGGAGCAGGTGTCTCAG TCTCATGCAGGGATCGAGGCAGAGCGATTGCGTGTCAATGCATCAGTTCGCTCCTTGCAGCAGCAGTTGGAAGACTGTAGAGATGAGAGTAGCCATTGGATGGACCAGTTTCATGCCACCAGAGACGAACTTCGAACAACTAAACAAGA AGAGCCACCCACCAGCCCTGAAAGAGC ACTCCTCCAGGCACGTCTCGAAAAAGAGGAGTTTGAGGAGGAACTAAAAGATTTCCAGGAGAAAGTtaacaacatgaaacaacagATACCAGACCCCAACTACACAGAGACTCTCAAACAg gaACTCGAGCGATGCAATGGTGATCTGCACAAGGCCAAATCGGAGGTGGAGAAGCACAGGACAGAGCTTGACAGGAAAGTTATGGAGGTCATCTCCATGAAAAAATTGCACCAGGAACAAGAGGCAGAACTAAAATATGAGGTCAGCAGGTTAAAGGACCAGTTACAGAGGGCCAAAGAGGACTTTAACAAGgcacaggagaaaaacaaaaag CTTCCAGACCCAGCCATCATTTTAGAGCTGGAGCAGAAGCTGGGTGAAGCATCTACTGAAACTCACAAGGTCAAAGAGAAACTCTCAGTGACCGAGGAGGAGTTAGAAGCTAGTAAAAGATGTCTCAGTAGAGCTCAGACGGACCTTAAATCTCTCCAAGATTCCCAGCAGGAACAGAAGGAGGACAACACTCGTCTCAGAGAAAAACTCTCACGGTTAGAG GCTCAGCTGCAAAGCACTGCTAAAGAGAGCTCAGAGGCAGAGCTCACCCTGCACACTGAGGTGAGGGGGTTGAGATCTGAGCTAGATGAGACCAAGAGAAAAGCATCCAGACTCAGCCAGGAGCACTGTGAGCTCATCCTGCACCTGGAGGatacagagaaggagaaggagaagttCAAACAGACAGTCTACCAGCTAGAAGAGACCAAACGACAGCAAGAGAAAGCTCTGGATAAACTCAATAAAGAG CATGAGATGCAGACAATGTCTTTAAAAGAGGAGGTACAGACTCTCAAGGTCCAGCtggaggagcagagagagagagcacgcAAGGAAATGCAGGAGGTGCAACGTAACGGAAGCAATGCTCAGACTGAACTGGAAAGAAGCCGTTTAAATCTAAGGAGACTGGAggaagag ATGTCACGACAGAAGAAAGAGCTCCTGCTAGCATGTGAGGAGAGAGACAACCACCAGCTGGATAAAGAGCTCCTCACCAACAGACTGCGCCACCTTGAGGGAGAGATAGAGGCCAGCAAAAACAGCCACAATGAGAAAACCCGGGAGATTCGCATCCTGGAG GACAAACTAAAACatctggagctggagctggaggaagagaagagcaGTGTGGAAATGCTGACAGAACGGGTGGCCAGGAGCAGAGACCAGATCGATCAGATCCGCTCTGAGCTCATGCAGGAGAGATCTGCTAAACAGGACCTGGAGCTGGACAAGAATGCAATGGAGAgacat CTGAAGGAACTGCGGGGTCGTTTGGCTGATATGGAGGGCCTGTCTCGTTCTTCAGCAGGAGTCTCCCAACTGGAGAACAAGATCCAGGAGTTGGAAGAACGACTACATAATGAGGAGAG GGAGAAGAACTCTGTGTTGGCTGCTCAGCGACGTCTTGAGAGAAAACTGAAAGATCTCAACATGACGCTGGATGaggaaagacaaacacataATGAACAGCGAGACCAG cttgcTCTAAGAGTAAAGGCTCTGAAAAGGCAGATGGATGAAGGAGAGACTGAGCTGGAAAGAATTGATGGAATAAAGAGAAAAGCTCAGAGAGACTTGGAGGAACAGATGGAGCTTAAAGAGGCCTTGGAAGCCAGAGTCACTGCACTGGAAACTGAGCTCAA GAGAAAAAGTCAGACAACAATGCGCCCAGCCTTAGATTCATCAGTCCTCAGCTCAGATGATGATGACAGCCTGTATGATCCTTCCACCATCACCTCCATTCTCACTGAAGGCAACCTCCAGACCAGCTCCTGTTAA
- the she gene encoding SH2 domain-containing adapter protein E isoform X1 — MAKWFRDFPINLKTGNERVRSASESGPQTRPKPSFSRESLKGNPRKDGGVGGLLTGRNRKNSAIELGRSGAVSGGTVWDSLAPGKSRKNSKIESGTADEIRQVRSSSLAQAYMSRMIKVDKQDKTPKLNGISEQKLPESEKERSDIKTTVIILEDYADPFDAEKTREQRDAERAGVNDGYMEPYDAQVIITEVRRRGSKDLLKVCVLLDRGQREGMAEEGKPTPPNIYDTPYEGGLEGSREGVWIPVTRPESDVRPAGEYELPWEWRKEDIVRALSAQFEGVECSPFKENGSTTSRQQQQQQQQQQQQTQRQKNWNHKTLVSSSPSSSSSPSFPSSPILKLSPLTPPPSSFPTLKLSPLSPSTSPNKHSPPSPTSPGSPLDGEAAKVDRSLALEKQCWYHGSVSRQQAEAQLQRCREASFLVRDSESGTSKYSIALKTSQSCVHIIVAQTKSSKGLGYTLDQSSCVFSSIPELVHHYCTHRLPFTGAEHMTLQHPVPRPH; from the exons ATGGCAAAATGGTTCAGAGATTTTCCCATCAACCTGAAGACCGGAAACGAAAGGGTCCGCTCAGCCTCGGAATCTGGTCCACAAACTCGACCTAAACCCTCGTTTTCACGAGAAAGTTTGAAAGGAAATCCACGTAAGGACGGAGGAGTAGGGGGCTTACTGACAGGGAGAAATAGAAAAAATTCGGCTATAGAATTGGGTCGTAGTGGGGCCGTTTCTGGTGGGACCGTTTGGGATAGTCTCGCACCTGGGAAAAGTCGTAAAAACTCCAAGATTGAAAGTGGTACAGCAGATGAAATCCGCCAGGTCAGAAGCTCTAGCCTGGCGCAAGCGTATATGAGCAGGATGATCAAAGTGGACAAACAAGACAAGACCCCCAAACTTAACGGGATAAGTGAACAGAAGCTGCCTGAGAGTGAGAAGGAAAGGTCGGACATTAAGACAACG GTGATTATACTCGAGGACTATGCAGATCCTTTTGATGCTGAGAAAACCAGGGAGCAGAGAGATGCTGAGAGAGCAGGGGTGAATGATGGGTATATGGAGCCCTACGATGCCCAGGTCATCATCACAG AGGTTCGTAGACGAGGCTCCAAAGATCtattgaaagtgtgtgttcTGCTGGACCGAGGCCAGAGAGAAGGGATGGCagaggaaggcaaacccacgccTCCAAATATCTACGACACACCGTATGAGGGTGGACTGGAGGGCAGCAGGGAGGGGGTTTGGATCCCTGTCACACGGCCTGAGTCTGATGTCCGTCCCGCTGGAGAATACGAACTCCCCTGGGAATGGAGAAAGGAGGACATTGTTAGAGCACTGTCAG CTCAGTTTGAGGGAGTGGAATGTTCTCCCTTTAAAGAGAACGGTTCAACCACCAGCCgtcagcagcaacagcagcagcagcaacagcagcaacaaaccCAGAGACAGAAGAACTGGAACCATAAAACACTTGTCTCCtcttctccatcctcctcctcttctccctcctttCCCTCCTCTCCAATTCTCAAACTCTCCCCTCTCACACCACCACCTTCTTCCTTCCCCACCCTAAAACTCTCACCCCTCTCACCCTCCACCAGTCCCAACAAACATTCCCCTCCATCTCCTACCTCCCCTGGTTCCCCACTGGATGGGGAGGCGGCCAAAGTGGACCGCAGCCTGGCCCTGGAGAAACAGTG CTGGTACCATGGCAGTGTGAGTCGACAGCAGGCTGAGGCTCAGCTGCAGCGCTGCAGGGAAGCCAGCTTCTTGGTGAGAGACAGCGAATCAGGAACCAGCAAGTACTCCATTGCTCTGAA GACCAGTCAAAGTTGTGTGCACATAATTGTGGCCCAGACTAAAAGCAGTAAGGGCTTGGGCTACACTCTGGATCAGAGTAGCTGTGTGTTCTCCAGTATCCCTGAGCTGGTCCACCACTACTGCACACACCGACTGCCTTTCACTGGAGCAGAGCACATGACCTTGCAGCACCCTGTGCCCAGGCCCCACTGA
- the LOC137130680 gene encoding cingulin isoform X2: MSTSSSSRKTPVDYGVQIRFINDLYDSGGVQPGSQPKTKTPTTSKYGVAVRVQGIAGQPYVVLKDGEKGDSYGVQLRTQYPYGYNSLPRRTEREETRAQGADVGGGGGGQEGALRRAQSHGSLLERDGGVGYEDFQLSRPPGDGKSGSYGNLDGGLGVRGERGDMGRSVLDGTYMTGLNGSLGSVRDNQSYSDPPQQTNLLPCNQRQTVNRLVNRFDSGNTGQQRSSKEAPPTLQDPRGTSPLITLKPYTPPPSSTHSSLGNAQDSVTNFLGLSANQWASPGRYAAVEMPQACLTDTQVTPDLLLDQDQSAEMSREDAQVMQTIYNILKQGNKESDVIIKHKVKLILQKIQNVTGSVSNPDPTLKAELESCLDENLQLREMLDRKKTELNETQSELTQLRMDRENAEARAREMEDQLAELQDDLRRENGNKTNMMSCQAQLVEVCQLKQKLEETLRQRERELTALKGALKEEVATHDKEIEALREQYSADMEKLRSSMEQVSQSHAGIEAERLRVNASVRSLQQQLEDCRDESSHWMDQFHATRDELRTTKQELLQARLEKEEFEEELKDFQEKVNNMKQQIPDPNYTETLKQELERCNGDLHKAKSEVEKHRTELDRKVMEVISMKKLHQEQEAELKYEVSRLKDQLQRAKEDFNKAQEKNKKLPDPAIILELEQKLGEASTETHKVKEKLSVTEEELEASKRCLSRAQTDLKSLQDSQQEQKEDNTRLREKLSRLEAQLQSTAKESSEAELTLHTEVRGLRSELDETKRKASRLSQEHCELILHLEDTEKEKEKFKQTVYQLEETKRQQEKALDKLNKEHEMQTMSLKEEVQTLKVQLEEQRERARKEMQEVQRNGSNAQTELERSRLNLRRLEEEMSRQKKELLLACEERDNHQLDKELLTNRLRHLEGEIEASKNSHNEKTREIRILEDKLKHLELELEEEKSSVEMLTERVARSRDQIDQIRSELMQERSAKQDLELDKNAMERHLKELRGRLADMEGLSRSSAGVSQLENKIQELEERLHNEEREKNSVLAAQRRLERKLKDLNMTLDEERQTHNEQRDQLALRVKALKRQMDEGETELERIDGIKRKAQRDLEEQMELKEALEARVTALETELKRKSQTTMRPALDSSVLSSDDDDSLYDPSTITSILTEGNLQTSSC, encoded by the exons ATGAGCACATCATCCTCAAGTCGGAAAACACCAGTGGACTACGGTGTCCAGATCCGTTTCATCAATGACCTCTATGACAGTGGCGGGGTGCAGCCTGGCTCCCAACCCAAGACCAAGACTCCAACCACTTCCAAATATGGCGTGGCTGTCAGAGTACAGGGTATTGCTGGCCAGCCGTATGTGGTCTTAAAGGATGGTGAAAAAGGAGACTCTTATGGAGTCCAGCTTAGGACCCAGTACCCATATGGCTACAATAGCCTTCCCCGAAGGACAGAGAGGGAAGAGACCAGAGCACAGGGGGCAGatgtaggaggaggaggaggcggccAGGAAGGGGCACTACGTCGGGCCCAGTCCCATGGCTCACTGCTTGAAAGAGATGGAGGGGTAGGCTATGAGGATTTTCAGCTGTCTAGGCCCCCAGGGGATGGGAAGTCTGGTAGTTATGGGAATCTGGATGGAGGATTAGGCGTAAGAGGGGAGAGGGGGGACATGGGAAGGAGTGTTTTGGATGGTACCTATATGACAGGGCTCAATGGGTCACTGGGGTCAGTAAGAGACAATCAGTCTTACTCTGATCCTCCTCAACAAACAAATCTGCTTCCCTGTAATCAGAGACAGACTGTTAACAGACTAGTAAACAGGTTCGATAGTGGTAACACTGGGCAGCAAAGAAGCAGCAAAGAAGCACCTCCTACACTGCAAGATCCCAGAGGTACATCTCCTCTCATCACCCTCAAACCTTATACCCCACCCCCATCCTCAACTCACAGCAGCTTGGGAAATGCCCAGGATAGTGTCACCAATTTTCTTGGACTATCTGCTAATCAGTGGGCTTCACCAGGAAGATATGCTGCTGTGGAGATGCCACAGGCCTGtctgacagacacacaa GTGACCCCTGACCTTTTGCTGGATCAGGATCAGAGTGCAGAAATGAGCAGGGAGGATGCGCAGGTCATGCAGACTATATACAACATCCTGAAACAAGG aaataaagaaagtgaTGTTATCATCAAGCACAAAGTCAAGCTCATCCTTCAGAAGATTCAGAATGTAACG GGCTCTGTTAGCAATCCTGATCCCACTCTGAAAGCTGAGCTGGAGTCTTGTCTGGACGAAAATCTGCAACTCCGGGAGATGCTGGACCGGAAAAAGACGGaattaaatgaaacacaatcagA gctgaCTCAGCTGCGTATGGATAGGGAGAATGCAGAGGCAAGGGCCAGAGAAATGGAAGACCAGCTGGCTGAGCTTCAGGATGATCTGAGAAGAGAGAATGGCAACAAGACG AACATGATGTCTTGTCAGGCACAGCTTGTGGAGGTCTGCCAGCTGAAACAGAAACTGGAGGAGACCctaagacagagagagagggaactAACAGCCCTGAAAGGAGCTCTGAAGGAAGAGGTGGCCACACATGACAAAGAGATAGAGGCACTTCGAGAGCAGTACAGTGCAGACATGGAGAAGCTCCGCAGCAGCATGGAGCAGGTGTCTCAG TCTCATGCAGGGATCGAGGCAGAGCGATTGCGTGTCAATGCATCAGTTCGCTCCTTGCAGCAGCAGTTGGAAGACTGTAGAGATGAGAGTAGCCATTGGATGGACCAGTTTCATGCCACCAGAGACGAACTTCGAACAACTAAACAAGA ACTCCTCCAGGCACGTCTCGAAAAAGAGGAGTTTGAGGAGGAACTAAAAGATTTCCAGGAGAAAGTtaacaacatgaaacaacagATACCAGACCCCAACTACACAGAGACTCTCAAACAg gaACTCGAGCGATGCAATGGTGATCTGCACAAGGCCAAATCGGAGGTGGAGAAGCACAGGACAGAGCTTGACAGGAAAGTTATGGAGGTCATCTCCATGAAAAAATTGCACCAGGAACAAGAGGCAGAACTAAAATATGAGGTCAGCAGGTTAAAGGACCAGTTACAGAGGGCCAAAGAGGACTTTAACAAGgcacaggagaaaaacaaaaag CTTCCAGACCCAGCCATCATTTTAGAGCTGGAGCAGAAGCTGGGTGAAGCATCTACTGAAACTCACAAGGTCAAAGAGAAACTCTCAGTGACCGAGGAGGAGTTAGAAGCTAGTAAAAGATGTCTCAGTAGAGCTCAGACGGACCTTAAATCTCTCCAAGATTCCCAGCAGGAACAGAAGGAGGACAACACTCGTCTCAGAGAAAAACTCTCACGGTTAGAG GCTCAGCTGCAAAGCACTGCTAAAGAGAGCTCAGAGGCAGAGCTCACCCTGCACACTGAGGTGAGGGGGTTGAGATCTGAGCTAGATGAGACCAAGAGAAAAGCATCCAGACTCAGCCAGGAGCACTGTGAGCTCATCCTGCACCTGGAGGatacagagaaggagaaggagaagttCAAACAGACAGTCTACCAGCTAGAAGAGACCAAACGACAGCAAGAGAAAGCTCTGGATAAACTCAATAAAGAG CATGAGATGCAGACAATGTCTTTAAAAGAGGAGGTACAGACTCTCAAGGTCCAGCtggaggagcagagagagagagcacgcAAGGAAATGCAGGAGGTGCAACGTAACGGAAGCAATGCTCAGACTGAACTGGAAAGAAGCCGTTTAAATCTAAGGAGACTGGAggaagag ATGTCACGACAGAAGAAAGAGCTCCTGCTAGCATGTGAGGAGAGAGACAACCACCAGCTGGATAAAGAGCTCCTCACCAACAGACTGCGCCACCTTGAGGGAGAGATAGAGGCCAGCAAAAACAGCCACAATGAGAAAACCCGGGAGATTCGCATCCTGGAG GACAAACTAAAACatctggagctggagctggaggaagagaagagcaGTGTGGAAATGCTGACAGAACGGGTGGCCAGGAGCAGAGACCAGATCGATCAGATCCGCTCTGAGCTCATGCAGGAGAGATCTGCTAAACAGGACCTGGAGCTGGACAAGAATGCAATGGAGAgacat CTGAAGGAACTGCGGGGTCGTTTGGCTGATATGGAGGGCCTGTCTCGTTCTTCAGCAGGAGTCTCCCAACTGGAGAACAAGATCCAGGAGTTGGAAGAACGACTACATAATGAGGAGAG GGAGAAGAACTCTGTGTTGGCTGCTCAGCGACGTCTTGAGAGAAAACTGAAAGATCTCAACATGACGCTGGATGaggaaagacaaacacataATGAACAGCGAGACCAG cttgcTCTAAGAGTAAAGGCTCTGAAAAGGCAGATGGATGAAGGAGAGACTGAGCTGGAAAGAATTGATGGAATAAAGAGAAAAGCTCAGAGAGACTTGGAGGAACAGATGGAGCTTAAAGAGGCCTTGGAAGCCAGAGTCACTGCACTGGAAACTGAGCTCAA GAGAAAAAGTCAGACAACAATGCGCCCAGCCTTAGATTCATCAGTCCTCAGCTCAGATGATGATGACAGCCTGTATGATCCTTCCACCATCACCTCCATTCTCACTGAAGGCAACCTCCAGACCAGCTCCTGTTAA
- the she gene encoding SH2 domain-containing adapter protein E isoform X2 — translation MAKWFRDFPINLKTGNERVRSASESGPQTRPKPSFSRESLKGNPRKDGGVGGLLTGRNRKNSAIELGRSGAVSGGTVWDSLAPGKSRKNSKIESGTADEIRQVRSSSLAQAYMSRMIKVDKQDKTPKLNGISEQKLPESEKERSDIKTTVIILEDYADPFDAEKTREQRDAERAGVNDGYMEPYDAQVIITAQFEGVECSPFKENGSTTSRQQQQQQQQQQQQTQRQKNWNHKTLVSSSPSSSSSPSFPSSPILKLSPLTPPPSSFPTLKLSPLSPSTSPNKHSPPSPTSPGSPLDGEAAKVDRSLALEKQCWYHGSVSRQQAEAQLQRCREASFLVRDSESGTSKYSIALKTSQSCVHIIVAQTKSSKGLGYTLDQSSCVFSSIPELVHHYCTHRLPFTGAEHMTLQHPVPRPH, via the exons ATGGCAAAATGGTTCAGAGATTTTCCCATCAACCTGAAGACCGGAAACGAAAGGGTCCGCTCAGCCTCGGAATCTGGTCCACAAACTCGACCTAAACCCTCGTTTTCACGAGAAAGTTTGAAAGGAAATCCACGTAAGGACGGAGGAGTAGGGGGCTTACTGACAGGGAGAAATAGAAAAAATTCGGCTATAGAATTGGGTCGTAGTGGGGCCGTTTCTGGTGGGACCGTTTGGGATAGTCTCGCACCTGGGAAAAGTCGTAAAAACTCCAAGATTGAAAGTGGTACAGCAGATGAAATCCGCCAGGTCAGAAGCTCTAGCCTGGCGCAAGCGTATATGAGCAGGATGATCAAAGTGGACAAACAAGACAAGACCCCCAAACTTAACGGGATAAGTGAACAGAAGCTGCCTGAGAGTGAGAAGGAAAGGTCGGACATTAAGACAACG GTGATTATACTCGAGGACTATGCAGATCCTTTTGATGCTGAGAAAACCAGGGAGCAGAGAGATGCTGAGAGAGCAGGGGTGAATGATGGGTATATGGAGCCCTACGATGCCCAGGTCATCATCACAG CTCAGTTTGAGGGAGTGGAATGTTCTCCCTTTAAAGAGAACGGTTCAACCACCAGCCgtcagcagcaacagcagcagcagcaacagcagcaacaaaccCAGAGACAGAAGAACTGGAACCATAAAACACTTGTCTCCtcttctccatcctcctcctcttctccctcctttCCCTCCTCTCCAATTCTCAAACTCTCCCCTCTCACACCACCACCTTCTTCCTTCCCCACCCTAAAACTCTCACCCCTCTCACCCTCCACCAGTCCCAACAAACATTCCCCTCCATCTCCTACCTCCCCTGGTTCCCCACTGGATGGGGAGGCGGCCAAAGTGGACCGCAGCCTGGCCCTGGAGAAACAGTG CTGGTACCATGGCAGTGTGAGTCGACAGCAGGCTGAGGCTCAGCTGCAGCGCTGCAGGGAAGCCAGCTTCTTGGTGAGAGACAGCGAATCAGGAACCAGCAAGTACTCCATTGCTCTGAA GACCAGTCAAAGTTGTGTGCACATAATTGTGGCCCAGACTAAAAGCAGTAAGGGCTTGGGCTACACTCTGGATCAGAGTAGCTGTGTGTTCTCCAGTATCCCTGAGCTGGTCCACCACTACTGCACACACCGACTGCCTTTCACTGGAGCAGAGCACATGACCTTGCAGCACCCTGTGCCCAGGCCCCACTGA